From Candidatus Effluviviaceae Genus I sp.:
AGCTCCCCATCAGGAACGCCCACGGTGCTCACGTCGTACAGCGAGATGTCGTCGACCCAGGCCGCTCCCTGCGCAGTCGGCGTCGGCTGGACGAAGAGGATGTATGCCGCAACCGAGTCCGTGCCGGCCGGAGCGTTGCTCATGAGGGTGTGCTTGGTCCACGTGCCGAGCGACGCGGTCTGGTCCAGGATGATCGCGTCCGCCGCGCCGACCTCCGCTCCTGCCGCGTTCTTGAAGATGAGTCGCGCGATCACCATGTTGCCGTTCCCGGGCTGAATGGGCGACTCGACGCATGTCGTCATCGCGTACGCGTCGAGCTTCCAGATGCTGCCGGCCGTCGCGGGGAACT
This genomic window contains:
- a CDS encoding T9SS type A sorting domain-containing protein, whose amino-acid sequence is FPATAGSIWKLDAYAMTTCVESPIQPGNGNMVIARLIFKNAAGAEVGAADAIILDQTASLGTWTKHTLMSNAPAGTDSVAAYILFVQPTPTAQGAAWVDDISLYDVSTVGVPDGELVGASLHQNVPNPFNPATRIAFDLPRPGQVEVVIYNLAGREVRAIFSGELPAGAHSVTWDGRTSDGSVAASGTYWYQLRTPDGRTSRSMVLLK